The Arachis ipaensis cultivar K30076 chromosome B07, Araip1.1, whole genome shotgun sequence genome includes a window with the following:
- the LOC107607329 gene encoding uncharacterized protein LOC107607329, with translation MSLTIDPVQKISPWKETWSIEAKILTIWKDASIVNENMQKLLHVVLMDKQHDKVQATVDHDLITTFIHQLKKGDVFIISDFKVIPNGGLVRVTRHRFRILFKCSTSVVAAANRDVPNPGLSLTSMDEILQKRTHYEYLIDFVGVLCGLKRKTDVEFNGKILRVIVLEVFADGYPFPFCFLFYF, from the exons ATGAGTCTTACTATTGATCCTGTTCAGAAAATCTCTCCATGGAAGGAAACTTGGAGTATTGAGGCTAAGATCTTGACCATTTGGAAAGATGCTAGCATTGTTAATGAAAATATGCAGAAACTGTTACATGTGGTGTTGATGGATAAGCAG CACGACAAGGTCCAAGCAACTGTTGACCATGATTTGATCACAACTTTTATTCATCAGTTAAAAAAAGGAGATGTATTCATTATTTCTGACTTCAAAGTGATACCTAATGGTGGATTGGTTAGAGTTACAAGACATCGATTCCGCATCCTTTTCAAGTGTAGTACCTCTGTTGTTGCAGCTGCAAATAGAGACGTACCTAATCCTGGTTTAAGTTTAACCTCTATGGACGAGATTCTTCAAAAGCGCACTCATTATGAGTACTTAATAG ATTTTGTTGGGGTCCTGTGCGGATTGAAAAGGAAAACTGATGTTGAGTTTAATGGAAAGATATTGAGAGTTATTGTCCTTGAAGTTTTTGCTGATGGGTATCCCTTCCCTTtctgttttttattctatttttaa
- the LOC110265069 gene encoding replication protein A 70 kDa DNA-binding subunit A-like, translated as MLGMNNRVDLVEKITPWRESWKVHVKVVKLWYHKNPALDPSQNLLHMVLMDEKLHKIQATIRDQLISKFAVSLNEGDLYLMTHFTVLPNTGLNRVTKHRFRLLFQYKTSVVSVVSPRIPHSGLCFTSIDEIDQMTKDHNFLIDFVGIITGVRKERDVASYGKLIKAVVLEVFTHGKKVQCNVFGNACDLLEYENLQKYPRSPMIVLESFKIKPIEGGVILQNVINVSRLFINPDIPESVEFLSRFSVASYGFSRLVTNDLGYLISKVDGDYFNPKEISNIQDLDVDNGDAHYFVIGTIKEVMDEPDWWYYSCVCGHAVVDHEDLYLCDACGSCVEHVMLKYRIRVKIHHAGCDVLFVLLDNAATKLFGKTCSEAFLRIDEEFPVDPSVLAVCRSYSPQMFGDVVGEDKVFKVKILSTVDPDYSESFKIVNVFSDNSEPATTDKISWFFLFVILVT; from the exons ATGTTGGGAATGAATAATCGTGTTGATTTGGTGGAGAAAATCACTCCCTGGAGGGAATCATGGAAAGTGCATGTTAAAGTTGTGAAGTTGTGGTACCACAAAAATCCTGCTTTGGATCCTTCTCAAAATCTGTTGCATATGGTCTTAATGGATGAGAAG TTACACAAGATCCAAGCTACGATTAGAGATCAGCTTATATCAAAGTTTGCTGTGTCTCTAAATGAAGGTGATCTGTATTTGATGACCCATTTTACAGTTTTGCCAAACACTGGTTTGAACAGAGTGACCAAACATCGGTTCAGACTTTTGTTCCAATACAAGACCTCTGTTGTTTCTGTGGTCTCTCCAAGGATACCTCATTCCGGGTTGTGTTTTACATCAATAGATGAAATTGATCAAATGACAAAGGACCATAATTTCCTCATTG ACTTTGTTGGGATCATTACTGGTGTTCGAAAAGAAAGAGATGTAGCATCATATGGGAAGCTCATCAAAGCAGTTGTGCTAGAAGTTTTTACTCATGG GAAAAAGGTCCAATGCAATGTGTTTGGAAATGCTTGTGATCTCTTGGAATATGAAAACTTACAAAAATATCCAAGATCTCCGATGATTGTCCTTGagtcttttaaaatcaaaccaattgAAG GTGGAGTAATTCTACAGAATGTGATCAATGTCTCTAGGTTATTCATTAATCCAGACATTCCTGAGTCTGTTGAGTTCCTAAGCAG ATTTAGTGTAGCCAGTTATGGATTCTCAAGACTTGTGACCAATGACCTTGGATACTTAATTTCTAAAGTTGATGGTGATTATTTCAATCCCAAAGAGATCAGTAATATTCAAGATCTTGATGTAGATAACGGG gATGCTCATTACTTTGTAATTGGGACAATTAAGGAAGTTATGGATGAACCAGATTGGTGGTACTACTCATGTGTATGTGGTCATGCTGTTGTTGACCATGAGGATCTCTACCTTTGTGATGCTTGTGGTTCATGTGTTGAACATGTTATGCTCAA GTATAGGATTCGGGTAAAGATTCACCATGCTGGGTGTGATGTTTTGTTTGTTCTGCTTGATAATGCGGCAACAAAACTATTTGGAAAAACCTGTTCTGAAGCATTTCTCAGGATAGACGAAGAATTCCCTGTTGATCCTAGTGTGCTTGCA GTCTGTCGGTCATATTCTCCACAAATGTTTGGTGATGTTGTTGGAGAGGATAAAGTTTTCAAGGTTAAAATCCTTTCTACAGTTGATCCAGATTACTCCGAGTCCTTTAAAATTGTAAATGTCTTTAGTGATAATTCCGAACCAGCTACAACTGATAAAATCTCTTGgttctttctttttgttattcTTGTTACATGA
- the LOC110265070 gene encoding uncharacterized protein LOC110265070, with amino-acid sequence MKQSTIRGEVLQGIEEAMRRGDDEASSIGTRIILPSSFTGGRRYMFNRCQDAMAICKHFGYPDLFLTITCNPNWPEFQRFTERERIPIADRPNISCRVFHAKLKCLLSDLKKGVFFGPLNAGMYTIEFQKRDLPHAHMLLWLNGESNLQSVEIVDEFICAELPNPQKFPSLYNVVTKYMIHGPCGPLRPSSPCMKDGKCSKFYPKRFVDQTSFDEDGYPIYRRRNMGVTVKINDVDIDNRFVVPYNPLLLMKYQSHINLEFCNKSNVIKYLFKYVNKGPDWVTTTAGERYDVGESSQRLTFHLPNQQHVVFDDADITTHVYLRNKDLLTMFTGWMMANRRFSEGRSLTYVEYPDKFVYCLRSREWKPRQRGFSIGRLSFAHPSSGELFYMRMLLNVQRGCTSFRSIRTVNGVTYDTFQEACSAMGFLIDDKEYVSAIKEVTELASAAQLRRLFVMLLLSGSMGRPLLVWEQTWTYLSDDILYRRRHELQYPCKIFVRREFITRQIERLLQSNGKSLRNYAGMPVPNNSLVSQFSNLMLLCELQYDTVSLSREHDANILKLNEEQMVVYDKIIDCVLNKRDGFFFVYGGIASLLLPGGKTAHSMFNIPVDLTEDTVCRIKKDSPKAEVFRLADLIIWDEAPMTNKLAFEALDRTLRDIMVSVSDRNKDLPFGGKLVVLGGDFSFAIDKKYEIGYFKSVKVDVEQWSTINFFVDIPSDLIIPVLENPVEDIINTIYLNLVQNFCDPSFFQDRAILAPTVDNVEEINNYIVDLLPGEEKNYLRADSICGSDAYSDVDIRCSGLPNHLLKLKIGVPIILLRNIYPAGGLCNGTRLVVRDLGTNVIGADIVSGSNVGDKVFITRMNMIPSDTVIPFKFQHRQFLVSLSFAMTINKSQDQTLSTVSLFLRRPVFSHGQLYVALSRVRNRNGLKILLCDEGLVDAARTKNVVFKEVFDKI; translated from the exons ATGAAGCAAAGTACAATTAGAGGAGAAGTCCTTCAAGGAATAGAGGAGGCTATGCGTCGTGGCGATGACGAGGCTTCTTCAATTGGGACACGAATCATTTTGCCTTCCTCCTTCACTGGTGGTAGACGTTATATGTTTAACCGTTGTCAGGATGCCATGGCGATTTGCAAACATTTTGGGTATCCAGATTTATTCCTCACTATTACGTGTAATCCAAATTGGCCTGAGTTTCAGCGGTTCACGGAGCGAGAGCGAATTCCGATCGCTGATCGTCCTAATATCTCTTGTCGTGTCTTTCATGCCAAGTTGAAGTGCCTCCTTAGTGATCTCAAGAAAGGTGTGTTTTTTGGTCCACTTAATGCAG gtATGTATACTATTGAGTTCCAAAAAAGAGATCTACCGCATGCACACATGTTACTCTGGCTTAACGGGGAAAGCAACTTACAAAGTGTTGAAATTGTTGATGAATTCATCTGTGCCGAGCTACCCAATCCCCAGAAATTTCCATCTCTTTATAATGTCGTCACCAAGTACATGATCCATGGTCCCTGTGGTCCACTTAGACCGAGTTCTCCTTGCATGAAAGATGGTAAGTGCTCAAAATTTTATCCGAAAAGATTTGTTGACCAAACGAGCTTTGATGAAGATGGCTATCCAATATATAGACGTCGTAATATGGGTGTCACAGTGAAGATCAACGATGTCGATATTGACAACAGATTTGTTGTGCCCTATAATCCACTGTTGTTAATGAAATATCAATCTCACATAAATCTCGAGTTCTGTAACAAGTCAAACGTGATTAAGTATCTATTTAAGTATGTTAACAAGGGTCCGGATTGGGTGACCACAACTGCTGGAGAAAGATATGATGTTGGTGAATCTTCTCAG AGGTTGACTTTTCACTTGCCCAACCAGCAACATGTTGTATTCGATGATGCTGATATCACTACTCATGTTTATTTGCGTAACAAAGATTTGCTGACGATGTTTACGGGTTGGATGATGGCCAACAGGCGGTTCTCGGAAGGGCGGTCTCTAACATATGTTGAATATCCAGACAAATTTGTTTATTGTTTGAGGAGCAGGGAGTGGAAGCCAAGACAAAGGGGATTCTCAATTGGAAGATTGAGTTTTGCTCATCCCTCATCTGGTGAACTTTTCTACATGCGGATGCTTTTGAATGTGCAGAGAGGTTGTACCAGCTTTCGAAGCATAAGAACCGTTAATGGTGTTACTTATGATACATTTCAAGAGGCATGTTCCGCCATGGGATTCTTGATAGATGATAAGGAGTATGTTTCTGCTATTAAGGAAGTCACCGAGTTAGCGTCAGCTGCACAGCTAAGGAGGCTTTTTGTGATGTTGCTGTTATCTGGTTCCATGGGAAGACCTCTGTTAGTTTGGGAGCAAACTTGGACTTATTTGTCTGATGATATTCTTTACCGCAGAAGACACGAGCTGCAATATCCTTGTAAGATTTTTGTTCGTCGTGAATTTATTACAAGACAG ATTGAGAGACTATTGCAGAGTAATGGAAAATCATTGAGAAATTATGCTGGCATGCCGGTTCCTAATAACTCTTTAGTCTCCCAATTTAGCAATTTGATGCTGCTGTGTGAGTTGCAGTATGATACTGTTTCTTTGTCTCGTGAGCACGATGCAAATATCTTAAAGTTAAATGAAGAACAGATGGTGGTCTACGATAAAATTATTGACTGTGTTTTGAATAAGAGGGATGGATTCTTTTTTGTGTACGG TGGTATTGCTTCTCTGTTGTTACCTGGTGGTAAGACGGCGCATTCTATGTTCAATATTCCTGTTGACCTGACTGAAGACACTGTTTGCCGGATTAAGAAGGACAGTCCAAAAGCTGAGGTATTTCGATTAGCCGATTTGATTATTTGGGATGAGGCACCGATGACTAACAAATTAGCATTTGAAGCGCTTGATAGGACGTTGCGTGATATAATGGTTTCAGTCTCTGATAGGAATAAAGATTTACCTTTTGGTGGGAAGCTGGTCGTTCTGGGTGGTGATTTCAG TTTTGCGATTGACAAAAAATATGAG ATTGGATACTTCAAATCGGTGAAGGTCGATGTGGAACAGTGGTCAACGATAAACTTTTTTGTTGATATTCCTTCTGATCTAATCATTCCTGTCTTGGAAAATCCAGTGGAAGATATTATAAATACAATCTATCTGAATTTGGTTCAGAATTTTTGTGATCCAAGTTTTTTCCAAGATAGGGCAATACTCGCTCCGACTGTCGACAATGTTGAAGAGATAAACAATTATATAGTTGACTTGTTGCCCGGTGAGGAGAAAAATTATCTCCGTGCTGATTCGATATGTGGTAGTGATGCCTATTctgatgttgat ATTAGGTGTTCTGGTCTACCTAATCATTTGTTGAAGTTGAAAATAGGCGTGCCTATTATTTTGTTGAGGAATATTTATCCGGCTGGGGGTTTGTGTAATGGGACTCGACTTGTTGTGCGAGATCTAGGGACAAATGTGATCGGTGCCGATATTGTTTCTGGTAGCAATGTTGGGGATAAAGTTTTTATCACTAGAATGAATATGATTCCTAGTGATACGGTTATACCGTTTAAATTCCAACATCGTCAATTTCTGGTTTCTCTGTCGTTTGCAATGACAATCAACAAAAGCCAGGATCAGACATTATCAACAGTCAGTTTGTTCTTGCGTCGTCCTGTGTTTTCTCACGGTCAGCTTTATGTAGCTCTTTCCCGAGTTAGGAATAGAAATGGTCTTAAGATTTTACTTTGTGATGAAGGATTAGTTGATGCTGCCAGGACTAAAAACGTTGTATTTAAGGAAGTTTTTGATAAGATATAA
- the LOC107609899 gene encoding replication protein A 70 kDa DNA-binding subunit C-like isoform X1, which produces MPLNGDDNVGMPIKCGKIQATVKKPLLNRFRDHIVEGQVYRMAYFAVVSNHGSYRATSHEFKLVFLHRTTVVAVDEDVIPKTCFNMFPFSELLNMTQDYDFLVDVIGLLTSVGEEKEYAKEGKIVKMIALELTSKDLTVRCALFGDYVNQVNHFLASGYGEQPVVVIQLAKVKFFRGQVGLQNVMYATQMLFNPDIPEVVEFRQSMIEQGVSGTQPLFIANEGKVLSLEDDFMRLIRKCTIEELQDNNQEGSFIIFGAIQGIVEDGGWWYSACVCGKGIYPQNGAYYCDFCLKHITNVTPRFKIKVTVEDHTGEGIFLLFDREASYLLKKSCADLFTEVQRDASLICGDTYPPILQGLIGKKLLLKVDTKGVPHDTFYGTFRVRRICDDSTIIAMFELPNYDADDESTPKKEHDLHKSVPRGKADVGIKKESSNSFIKSEKDACECSGILCKSPVLIDFLAEKQPVVSGGTEFVGLIDGEHGKEDKTPSNDTVSDDLSAELDILLSSAEKETQELLSDVLEAPSQNGEKLTHENHVVTSKSKRNLNP; this is translated from the exons ATGCCATTGAATGGAGATGATAATGTGGGAATGCCTATCAAG TGTGGAAAAATTCAAGCTACAGTCAAGAAACCACTCCTTAATAGGTTTAGGGATCATATAGTTGAAGGACAAGTTTATAGAATGGCATATTTTGCTGTTGTGTCAAATCATGGTAGTTATAGAGCAACTTCTCATGAATTCAAATTGGTTTTCCTTCACCGAACCACTGTTGTAGCTGTTGATGAAGATGTTATCCCTAAGACTTGTTTCAACATGTTTCCTTTTTCTGAGCTGCTGAACATGACCCAAGATTATGACTTTTTAGTTG ATGTCATTGGTCTTTTAACTTCAGTCGGAGAAGAGAAAGAATATGCAAAAGAggggaaaattgtgaaaatgattgCATTGGAATTAacttcaaaaga TCTTACAGTGCGATGCGCATTGTTTGGGGATTATGTTAATCAAGTAAATCATTTCCTTGCCTCTGGGTATGGGGAGCAGCCTGTTGTAGTCATTCAACTTGCAAAAGTCAAGTTCTTTAGgg GTCAAGTAGGTCTTCAAAATGTGATGTATGCCACTCAAATGTTATTTAATCCTGACATTCCTGAAGTTGTTGAATTCAGGCAAAG tatgATTGAGCAAGGTGTCAGTGGTACCCAGCCACTGTTTATTGCAAATGAGGGTAAAGTTCTCTCCTTGGAAGATGATTTCATGCGTTTAATTAGAAAATGCACTATTGAAGAGCTTCAAGATAACAATCAG GAGGGTTCTTTTATCATTTTTGGTGCAATCCAAGGTATTGTTGAGGATGGAGGTTGGTGGTATTCTGCTTGTGTGTGTGGAAAGGGTATCTATCCTCAAAATGGTGCCTATTACTGTGATTTTTGTTTGAAGCACATAACTAATGTCACTCCAAG atttaaaattaaagtaacaGTTGAAGATCATACTGGGGAGGGTATTTTCCTTCTCTTTGATCGTGAGGCTTCTTATTTGCTTAAGAAATCATGTGCTGACTTGTTTACTGAGGTTCAAAGAGATGCAAGT CTTATATGTGGGGATACTTATCCTCCCATACTCCAAGGGCTCATTGGAAAGAAGTTGCTGCTCAAGGTTGATACCAAAGGTGTCCCACATGATACATTTTATGGGACTTTCCGAGTTAGGAGAATTTGTGATGATTCTACCATTATTGCGATGTTTGAACTTCCCAATTATGATGCTGATGATGAGTCTACTCCAAAAAAG GAGCATGATTTACACAAATCTGTTCCTCGTGGAAAAGCGGATGTTGGTATTAAGAAGGAGTCTTCTAATAGTTTTATCAAAAGTGAGAAAGATGCTTGTGAGTGTTCTGGGATTTTGTGTAAATCTCCCGTTCTTATAGATTTTTTGGCTGAAAAACAGCCTGTTGTTTCCGGAGGGACTGAGTTTGTTGGCTTAATTGATGGTGAGCATGGAAAAGAAGATAAAACTCCCAGCAATGATACTGTTAGTGATGATCTTTCTGCTGAACTAGATATATTGCTTAGCTCAGCAGAAAAAGAAACTCAG GAGCTGTTGTCCGATGTTCTTGAAGCACCTTCACAAAATGGAGAAAAGCTTACCCATGAAAATCATGTTGTCACCTCCAAGAGTAAGAGGAATTTGAATCCTTAA
- the LOC107609899 gene encoding replication protein A 70 kDa DNA-binding subunit C-like isoform X2, with protein MPIMCGKIQATVKKPLLNRFRDHIVEGQVYRMAYFAVVSNHGSYRATSHEFKLVFLHRTTVVAVDEDVIPKTCFNMFPFSELLNMTQDYDFLVDVIGLLTSVGEEKEYAKEGKIVKMIALELTSKDLTVRCALFGDYVNQVNHFLASGYGEQPVVVIQLAKVKFFRGQVGLQNVMYATQMLFNPDIPEVVEFRQSMIEQGVSGTQPLFIANEGKVLSLEDDFMRLIRKCTIEELQDNNQEGSFIIFGAIQGIVEDGGWWYSACVCGKGIYPQNGAYYCDFCLKHITNVTPRFKIKVTVEDHTGEGIFLLFDREASYLLKKSCADLFTEVQRDASLICGDTYPPILQGLIGKKLLLKVDTKGVPHDTFYGTFRVRRICDDSTIIAMFELPNYDADDESTPKKEHDLHKSVPRGKADVGIKKESSNSFIKSEKDACECSGILCKSPVLIDFLAEKQPVVSGGTEFVGLIDGEHGKEDKTPSNDTVSDDLSAELDILLSSAEKETQELLSDVLEAPSQNGEKLTHENHVVTSKSKRNLNP; from the exons ATGCCTATCATG TGTGGAAAAATTCAAGCTACAGTCAAGAAACCACTCCTTAATAGGTTTAGGGATCATATAGTTGAAGGACAAGTTTATAGAATGGCATATTTTGCTGTTGTGTCAAATCATGGTAGTTATAGAGCAACTTCTCATGAATTCAAATTGGTTTTCCTTCACCGAACCACTGTTGTAGCTGTTGATGAAGATGTTATCCCTAAGACTTGTTTCAACATGTTTCCTTTTTCTGAGCTGCTGAACATGACCCAAGATTATGACTTTTTAGTTG ATGTCATTGGTCTTTTAACTTCAGTCGGAGAAGAGAAAGAATATGCAAAAGAggggaaaattgtgaaaatgattgCATTGGAATTAacttcaaaaga TCTTACAGTGCGATGCGCATTGTTTGGGGATTATGTTAATCAAGTAAATCATTTCCTTGCCTCTGGGTATGGGGAGCAGCCTGTTGTAGTCATTCAACTTGCAAAAGTCAAGTTCTTTAGgg GTCAAGTAGGTCTTCAAAATGTGATGTATGCCACTCAAATGTTATTTAATCCTGACATTCCTGAAGTTGTTGAATTCAGGCAAAG tatgATTGAGCAAGGTGTCAGTGGTACCCAGCCACTGTTTATTGCAAATGAGGGTAAAGTTCTCTCCTTGGAAGATGATTTCATGCGTTTAATTAGAAAATGCACTATTGAAGAGCTTCAAGATAACAATCAG GAGGGTTCTTTTATCATTTTTGGTGCAATCCAAGGTATTGTTGAGGATGGAGGTTGGTGGTATTCTGCTTGTGTGTGTGGAAAGGGTATCTATCCTCAAAATGGTGCCTATTACTGTGATTTTTGTTTGAAGCACATAACTAATGTCACTCCAAG atttaaaattaaagtaacaGTTGAAGATCATACTGGGGAGGGTATTTTCCTTCTCTTTGATCGTGAGGCTTCTTATTTGCTTAAGAAATCATGTGCTGACTTGTTTACTGAGGTTCAAAGAGATGCAAGT CTTATATGTGGGGATACTTATCCTCCCATACTCCAAGGGCTCATTGGAAAGAAGTTGCTGCTCAAGGTTGATACCAAAGGTGTCCCACATGATACATTTTATGGGACTTTCCGAGTTAGGAGAATTTGTGATGATTCTACCATTATTGCGATGTTTGAACTTCCCAATTATGATGCTGATGATGAGTCTACTCCAAAAAAG GAGCATGATTTACACAAATCTGTTCCTCGTGGAAAAGCGGATGTTGGTATTAAGAAGGAGTCTTCTAATAGTTTTATCAAAAGTGAGAAAGATGCTTGTGAGTGTTCTGGGATTTTGTGTAAATCTCCCGTTCTTATAGATTTTTTGGCTGAAAAACAGCCTGTTGTTTCCGGAGGGACTGAGTTTGTTGGCTTAATTGATGGTGAGCATGGAAAAGAAGATAAAACTCCCAGCAATGATACTGTTAGTGATGATCTTTCTGCTGAACTAGATATATTGCTTAGCTCAGCAGAAAAAGAAACTCAG GAGCTGTTGTCCGATGTTCTTGAAGCACCTTCACAAAATGGAGAAAAGCTTACCCATGAAAATCATGTTGTCACCTCCAAGAGTAAGAGGAATTTGAATCCTTAA
- the LOC107609899 gene encoding uncharacterized protein LOC107609899 isoform X4: protein MIALELTSKDLTVRCALFGDYVNQVNHFLASGYGEQPVVVIQLAKVKFFRGQVGLQNVMYATQMLFNPDIPEVVEFRQSMIEQGVSGTQPLFIANEGKVLSLEDDFMRLIRKCTIEELQDNNQEGSFIIFGAIQGIVEDGGWWYSACVCGKGIYPQNGAYYCDFCLKHITNVTPRFKIKVTVEDHTGEGIFLLFDREASYLLKKSCADLFTEVQRDASLICGDTYPPILQGLIGKKLLLKVDTKGVPHDTFYGTFRVRRICDDSTIIAMFELPNYDADDESTPKKEHDLHKSVPRGKADVGIKKESSNSFIKSEKDACECSGILCKSPVLIDFLAEKQPVVSGGTEFVGLIDGEHGKEDKTPSNDTVSDDLSAELDILLSSAEKETQELLSDVLEAPSQNGEKLTHENHVVTSKSKRNLNP from the exons atgattgCATTGGAATTAacttcaaaaga TCTTACAGTGCGATGCGCATTGTTTGGGGATTATGTTAATCAAGTAAATCATTTCCTTGCCTCTGGGTATGGGGAGCAGCCTGTTGTAGTCATTCAACTTGCAAAAGTCAAGTTCTTTAGgg GTCAAGTAGGTCTTCAAAATGTGATGTATGCCACTCAAATGTTATTTAATCCTGACATTCCTGAAGTTGTTGAATTCAGGCAAAG tatgATTGAGCAAGGTGTCAGTGGTACCCAGCCACTGTTTATTGCAAATGAGGGTAAAGTTCTCTCCTTGGAAGATGATTTCATGCGTTTAATTAGAAAATGCACTATTGAAGAGCTTCAAGATAACAATCAG GAGGGTTCTTTTATCATTTTTGGTGCAATCCAAGGTATTGTTGAGGATGGAGGTTGGTGGTATTCTGCTTGTGTGTGTGGAAAGGGTATCTATCCTCAAAATGGTGCCTATTACTGTGATTTTTGTTTGAAGCACATAACTAATGTCACTCCAAG atttaaaattaaagtaacaGTTGAAGATCATACTGGGGAGGGTATTTTCCTTCTCTTTGATCGTGAGGCTTCTTATTTGCTTAAGAAATCATGTGCTGACTTGTTTACTGAGGTTCAAAGAGATGCAAGT CTTATATGTGGGGATACTTATCCTCCCATACTCCAAGGGCTCATTGGAAAGAAGTTGCTGCTCAAGGTTGATACCAAAGGTGTCCCACATGATACATTTTATGGGACTTTCCGAGTTAGGAGAATTTGTGATGATTCTACCATTATTGCGATGTTTGAACTTCCCAATTATGATGCTGATGATGAGTCTACTCCAAAAAAG GAGCATGATTTACACAAATCTGTTCCTCGTGGAAAAGCGGATGTTGGTATTAAGAAGGAGTCTTCTAATAGTTTTATCAAAAGTGAGAAAGATGCTTGTGAGTGTTCTGGGATTTTGTGTAAATCTCCCGTTCTTATAGATTTTTTGGCTGAAAAACAGCCTGTTGTTTCCGGAGGGACTGAGTTTGTTGGCTTAATTGATGGTGAGCATGGAAAAGAAGATAAAACTCCCAGCAATGATACTGTTAGTGATGATCTTTCTGCTGAACTAGATATATTGCTTAGCTCAGCAGAAAAAGAAACTCAG GAGCTGTTGTCCGATGTTCTTGAAGCACCTTCACAAAATGGAGAAAAGCTTACCCATGAAAATCATGTTGTCACCTCCAAGAGTAAGAGGAATTTGAATCCTTAA
- the LOC107609899 gene encoding replication protein A 70 kDa DNA-binding subunit C-like isoform X3 has translation MPLNGDDNVGMPIKCGKIQATVKKPLLNRFRDHIVEGQVYRMAYFAVVSNHGSYRATSHEFKLVFLHRTTVVAVDEDVIPKTCFNMFPFSELLNMTQDYDFLVDVIGLLTSVGEEKEYAKEGKIVKMIALELTSKDLTVRCALFGDYVNQVNHFLASGYGEQPVVVIQLAKVKFFRGQVGLQNVMYATQMLFNPDIPEVVEFRQSMIEQGVSGTQPLFIANEGKVLSLEDDFMRLIRKCTIEELQDNNQEGSFIIFGAIQGIVEDGGWWYSACVCGKGIYPQNGAYYCDFCLKHITNVTPRFKIKVTVEDHTGEGIFLLFDREASYLLKKSCADLFTEVQRDASLICGDTYPPILQGLIGKKLLLKVDTKGVPHDTFYGTFRVRRICDDSTIIAMFELPNYDADDESTPKKEHDLHKSVPRGKADVGIKKESSNSFIKTCCFRRD, from the exons ATGCCATTGAATGGAGATGATAATGTGGGAATGCCTATCAAG TGTGGAAAAATTCAAGCTACAGTCAAGAAACCACTCCTTAATAGGTTTAGGGATCATATAGTTGAAGGACAAGTTTATAGAATGGCATATTTTGCTGTTGTGTCAAATCATGGTAGTTATAGAGCAACTTCTCATGAATTCAAATTGGTTTTCCTTCACCGAACCACTGTTGTAGCTGTTGATGAAGATGTTATCCCTAAGACTTGTTTCAACATGTTTCCTTTTTCTGAGCTGCTGAACATGACCCAAGATTATGACTTTTTAGTTG ATGTCATTGGTCTTTTAACTTCAGTCGGAGAAGAGAAAGAATATGCAAAAGAggggaaaattgtgaaaatgattgCATTGGAATTAacttcaaaaga TCTTACAGTGCGATGCGCATTGTTTGGGGATTATGTTAATCAAGTAAATCATTTCCTTGCCTCTGGGTATGGGGAGCAGCCTGTTGTAGTCATTCAACTTGCAAAAGTCAAGTTCTTTAGgg GTCAAGTAGGTCTTCAAAATGTGATGTATGCCACTCAAATGTTATTTAATCCTGACATTCCTGAAGTTGTTGAATTCAGGCAAAG tatgATTGAGCAAGGTGTCAGTGGTACCCAGCCACTGTTTATTGCAAATGAGGGTAAAGTTCTCTCCTTGGAAGATGATTTCATGCGTTTAATTAGAAAATGCACTATTGAAGAGCTTCAAGATAACAATCAG GAGGGTTCTTTTATCATTTTTGGTGCAATCCAAGGTATTGTTGAGGATGGAGGTTGGTGGTATTCTGCTTGTGTGTGTGGAAAGGGTATCTATCCTCAAAATGGTGCCTATTACTGTGATTTTTGTTTGAAGCACATAACTAATGTCACTCCAAG atttaaaattaaagtaacaGTTGAAGATCATACTGGGGAGGGTATTTTCCTTCTCTTTGATCGTGAGGCTTCTTATTTGCTTAAGAAATCATGTGCTGACTTGTTTACTGAGGTTCAAAGAGATGCAAGT CTTATATGTGGGGATACTTATCCTCCCATACTCCAAGGGCTCATTGGAAAGAAGTTGCTGCTCAAGGTTGATACCAAAGGTGTCCCACATGATACATTTTATGGGACTTTCCGAGTTAGGAGAATTTGTGATGATTCTACCATTATTGCGATGTTTGAACTTCCCAATTATGATGCTGATGATGAGTCTACTCCAAAAAAG GAGCATGATTTACACAAATCTGTTCCTCGTGGAAAAGCGGATGTTGGTATTAAGAAGGAGTCTTCTAATAGTTTTATCAAAA CCTGTTGTTTCCGGAGGGACTGA